The Microbulbifer sp. TB1203 nucleotide sequence GCCGATTTCCGCCGCCTGGCGATCGCCAACTCCGCCGGCCAGAATGCTCTCTCCGGCGGCGACCTGGGCTGGCGCAAAACCGTGGAACTGCCCACCCTGTTCGCCGACGCACTGGACGGGCTGGAAGTGGGCGATGTCACCAAACCTTTCCGCAGCGATGCCGGTTTCCACCTGCTGAAGATCCACGCCCAGCGCGGCTCTACCGAGCAAGTGGTGGAGCAGACCAAGGTGAGCCATATCCTGATCAAGACCTCCGCCATCGTCAGCGACGACGACGCCTACAACAAGCTGGTCGAACTGCGCCAGAAGATTCTCGACGGCGCGGACTTCGGCAAGCTGGCGCGGGAGAATTCGGAAGATATCGGCACCATGCTCCAGGGCGGCGACCTGGGCTGGTCCACGCCCGGCCAGTTTGTCCCTGAGTTCACCCAGGCCATGGACAACACCCCGGTGGGTGAAGTGAGCATGCCGTTCCGCAGCCAGTTTGGCTGGCATATCCTGCGCGTGGACGGCCGCCGCAAACAGGACATGACGGATCAGTACATCCGCAACCAGGCCGCCAACCTGCTGCGCAACCGCCGCTATGAGGAAGAGGCGCAAAACTGGCGCCGCGAGATCCGCGACCAGGCCTTCGTGGATATCAAGCTGCCGGATATGCAGGAAGAGTCCGAGGACTCCGGACAGCAGTAACCCATCGGATCGCGGAGCTATTGATCCCGAAGCTCCGCACACCGGCCCCGGGCCGGGCCATGGCCGCGACCAAAGCTGACACAGGCATGATACCCAGAATCGCCCTCACCCCCGGTGAACCCGCAGGCATAGGCCCGGAGTTGGCCGTCAAACTCGCCGGCTCCGGCAGCCACGCGCAGATAATCGCTATCGCCGCCCCTCAACTGCTCGAACAGGCTGCCGCCCAACTGCGCCTGCCGCTCCAACTGCTCCCCTTCGATCCGCAGGCGCCCGCCGCCAGCACACCAGCCGGGAGCCTTTATATCCAGCCGGTGCCAATCCCGCGGCCGGCGCGGCCAGGCCGGCTGGACACCGCCAATGCCACCTATGTGCTGGAAACCCTGCGCACCGCCGCCGAGGGCTGTCTCTCCCGGCGCTTCGACGCCCTGGTAACCGGTCCGGTACACAAAGGGGTGATCAACGATGCCGGCATCCCGTTCAGCGGCCACACGGAATTTTTCGCCGGACTCGCCGGCGTCGAGCGGGTGGTGATGATGCTCGCCGCCGACGAACTGCGCGTGGCGCTGGCCACCACCCACCTGCCGCTGCGGGACGTCAGCGCGGCGATCAGCGGCGAGTCACTGGAACAGGTTCTCACCATCCTGCATCGCGGGCTGCGCGACCAGTTCCGTATCGAGCAACCGCGTATCGGTGTCTGCGGGCTCAACCCCCACGCCGGCGAGGGCGGCCACCTGGGGCGCGAGGAAATC carries:
- the pdxA gene encoding 4-hydroxythreonine-4-phosphate dehydrogenase PdxA, producing MIPRIALTPGEPAGIGPELAVKLAGSGSHAQIIAIAAPQLLEQAAAQLRLPLQLLPFDPQAPAASTPAGSLYIQPVPIPRPARPGRLDTANATYVLETLRTAAEGCLSRRFDALVTGPVHKGVINDAGIPFSGHTEFFAGLAGVERVVMMLAADELRVALATTHLPLRDVSAAISGESLEQVLTILHRGLRDQFRIEQPRIGVCGLNPHAGEGGHLGREEIDIISPALDKLRALGMQLTGPLPADTLFTPPQLARCDAVLAMYHDQGLPVLKFKGFGHAVNITLGLPFIRTSVDHGTALDIAGLGTAHCGSLQAALAQAIQLAELRHL
- a CDS encoding peptidylprolyl isomerase — its product is MRITSKFMAARALLALVATFTLTTGTAHGQVQALDRVVAVVDDDVVMASELQQRLSTIVAQIQAQQVQAPPMDILRRQVLEQLIVERLMLQMANRAGVTVSEAELDQAIARVQQNMGASPEEFRESLEADGLSMKAFRQQIRQELLIRRVEQGSVNRRIQITDQDIDNFLRSKEGEFWKSPQYELGHILIPVNSSAPANEVTEAREKAEQLARQATEGADFRRLAIANSAGQNALSGGDLGWRKTVELPTLFADALDGLEVGDVTKPFRSDAGFHLLKIHAQRGSTEQVVEQTKVSHILIKTSAIVSDDDAYNKLVELRQKILDGADFGKLARENSEDIGTMLQGGDLGWSTPGQFVPEFTQAMDNTPVGEVSMPFRSQFGWHILRVDGRRKQDMTDQYIRNQAANLLRNRRYEEEAQNWRREIRDQAFVDIKLPDMQEESEDSGQQ